Proteins co-encoded in one Acidimicrobiia bacterium genomic window:
- a CDS encoding SDR family NAD(P)-dependent oxidoreductase has protein sequence MKELRGRTAVITGAAGGIGAGIAHALGEAGMNLVLADIEADPLVKTTAEIDAYGVRTLAVPTDVADRGAVAALADAAHREMGRVDVLCSNAGVGAFPPIAEATASDWDWVMSVNLGGMINCLLAFLPRMKDQDGEKHIVLTASIAGLAPLNMTIYSTTKYAIVGMGESLAQESHANGYGIGVSVLCPGGVLTNFGTSDRNRPDRANTGLSAPPRSERSRGSDPDSKYVPMDPRDIGVEVRHAIVEGDLYIVPHAHTRDLVDARHARIVAAYDKAASGGAEIASD, from the coding sequence ATGAAAGAGCTCCGGGGACGCACCGCGGTGATCACCGGTGCGGCCGGCGGCATCGGCGCAGGGATCGCGCACGCGCTCGGCGAGGCGGGGATGAACCTCGTCCTCGCCGATATCGAGGCCGACCCGCTGGTGAAGACCACCGCGGAGATCGACGCGTACGGGGTCCGCACGCTCGCCGTCCCGACCGACGTCGCGGATCGCGGCGCAGTGGCCGCGCTCGCCGACGCCGCGCACCGCGAGATGGGCCGCGTCGACGTGCTGTGCTCGAACGCTGGCGTCGGCGCGTTCCCGCCCATCGCGGAGGCCACCGCGTCCGACTGGGACTGGGTCATGTCGGTGAACCTGGGTGGGATGATCAACTGCCTGCTCGCGTTCCTGCCGCGTATGAAGGACCAGGATGGAGAGAAGCACATCGTGCTCACCGCGTCGATCGCCGGTCTCGCGCCACTGAACATGACGATCTACTCGACGACCAAGTACGCGATCGTCGGGATGGGTGAATCATTGGCGCAGGAGTCGCACGCGAACGGCTACGGGATCGGAGTGAGCGTCCTGTGCCCCGGCGGTGTGCTGACCAACTTCGGCACTTCCGATCGCAACCGCCCCGATCGAGCCAACACCGGATTGTCGGCACCGCCTCGATCGGAACGAAGCCGAGGCTCCGATCCGGACAGTAAGTACGTCCCGATGGACCCGCGCGACATCGGAGTCGAGGTGCGGCACGCGATCGTCGAAGGCGACCTCTATATCGTGCCGCACGCGCACACCCGAGACCTCGTCGACGCCCGCCACGCCCGCATCGTCGCCGCGTACGACAAGGCCGCCTCGGGTGGAGCAGAGATCGCGTCCGATTGA